The following proteins are co-located in the Bacillus pumilus genome:
- a CDS encoding Cof-type HAD-IIB family hydrolase, with translation MIQSGVLNLSTQADKKDIRLIAIDMDGTLLNSEHVIPEENKQAIKEAEAKGVHVVISTGRTLITCRELVEPLKLSSYLVTANGSEIWDSNFQLIERDLLHPDHVQMMWDLKNRYETDYWASTVDKVWRGEFPDRIHDHEWLKFGFDIHDDDVREEVLNTLKTNEHLEITNSSPTNIEVNAAGINKAAALAKIAERIGCTMDNVMSLGDSLNDMAMIQEAGLGIAMGNAQEVVKEAADWITAPNTEHGVAKAIQHWVLSK, from the coding sequence ATTTGTCAACACAAGCTGATAAGAAAGACATCCGATTGATTGCCATTGATATGGATGGCACACTATTAAATAGTGAGCACGTCATTCCTGAGGAAAATAAACAAGCCATTAAAGAAGCAGAAGCGAAAGGGGTCCATGTCGTCATTAGCACAGGGCGTACGCTGATAACTTGCCGAGAGCTTGTGGAGCCGCTCAAACTCTCCTCCTATCTTGTGACAGCAAACGGAAGTGAGATTTGGGATTCAAATTTTCAGCTGATCGAACGAGATCTGCTCCATCCTGATCACGTCCAAATGATGTGGGATCTAAAAAACAGGTACGAAACCGATTACTGGGCTTCCACTGTGGATAAAGTGTGGAGAGGTGAATTCCCGGATCGAATACATGACCATGAATGGCTAAAATTTGGCTTTGATATTCATGATGATGACGTTCGTGAGGAAGTGCTCAATACATTGAAAACAAATGAGCATCTAGAGATCACAAATTCAAGTCCAACCAATATCGAAGTCAATGCGGCAGGCATTAACAAAGCTGCGGCACTTGCAAAGATAGCAGAACGTATTGGCTGTACAATGGACAACGTCATGTCACTTGGCGACAGCCTAAATGATATGGCCATGATTCAAGAAGCCGGATTAGGAATTGCGATGGGAAATGCACAAGAAGTGGTGAAAGAAGCCGCTGATTGGATTACGGCTCCTAATACAGAACACGGTGTAGCAAAAGCTATCCAACATTGGGTGCTATCTAAATAA